A window of Apium graveolens cultivar Ventura chromosome 8, ASM990537v1, whole genome shotgun sequence contains these coding sequences:
- the LOC141678079 gene encoding uncharacterized protein LOC141678079, with product MYWAEEDVQEKAKKNSESRRSYTDTHTAGPKSFAQIQTKLPEPSDAAIFVRTCKRKPGREYKSNTDGINYRHDKIGKALAGQESGINVHELVTDCKSRAPTWLIGRHVKFVNESTSVATTNTYIQDLTTHLVDEMEAKVYKKVQEEVDSKVNRKI from the exons ATGTATTGGGCAGAAGAGGACGTTCAg GAAAAGGCCAAGAAAAATTCCGAGAGTCGAAGATCGTACACGGACACACACACTGCTGGTCCAAAGAGTTTTGCTCAAATTCAGACCAAATTG CCCGAACCATCAGATGCAGCTATTTTTGTACGAACTTGCAAGCGAAAACCAGGACGTGAGTATAAGTCCAATACTGATGGGATTAACTATAGACAT GACAAGATTGGAAAAGCACTGGCTGGTCAGGAAAGCGGTATTAATGTTCATGAACTTGTTACTGATTGTAAATCACGTGCCCCTACTTGGCTTATAGGGCGACATGTAAAGTTTGTCAATGAATCAACAAGTGTTGCTACTACAAACACATACATCCAGGACTTGACAACCCATCTCGTCGATGAAATGGAAGCCAAGGTCTACAAAAAGGTCCAAGAAGAAGTAGATTCAAAGGTGAATAGGAAAATTTAG